Proteins co-encoded in one Hymenobacter swuensis DY53 genomic window:
- a CDS encoding DEAD/DEAH box helicase codes for MKVSTSQPFQIVYSLLEHEYLGYLFESYVVQRNQRGQLTLQHQTVSAKNAPEFADGLDETDFELIALTDQIQQDVVIKEFWSKKTTPADFFLKIYDPEKGDKGLQDAICQYVQDRMGQILDRLQGKYVFIMGKDGEPTWREIGVAPEPASVLFHFRRNEESTHYFPTIQYQGQKLDFQYKNAVIVCEQPAWLLLGDMLHNFRNDVDGKKIKPFLNKKFIVIPRQVEDSYFQRFVAPLVESFDVHARGFDIRSERYVARPQLTFSDAPRASLVAVAPTRPTVARRSTSSAAVATAAPPVSDHIHFDLSFQYGDHTVHTTHDKRVCVKLEKKEDSYIFHRLIRNLDREQEIIAELHDRALEVRNGRAVLEKATAFRWLHHHADELVRLGFTVQQGTSSGKDYFIGAVTVQVGITETNDWFDVHGTVRFGEFEIPFIKLRPYILNKRHEFRLPNGQIAIIPEEWFTQYLELFAFSEEQHNGLTLRKHHLALVSDLQNGNLATVVMSRKLEKLREFEAVEDRPMPASFRGELRPYQKAGYNWLHFVQDYHFGGCLADDMGLGKTIQTLALLLQRKESGAAKGAASLLVMPTSLVYNWMTEAFKFTPALRLLIYTGTYRDKNVEQFADYDLVLTSYGIVRLDVELMKSYKFDYVILDESQAIKNPGSTTSQAVRGLHSRHRLILTGTPVENSTMDLWSQMSFINPGLLGTQAFFRKEFLKPIEKGKDEAKTKRLHALIKPFILRRHKAQVAKELPAKIENLSYCPMTEEQQHCYEETKSFYRNKILQSIEEHGTASTQFMLLQGLTKLRQIANHPRMADEEYQHESGKLREVIRMVKSVVSEGHKVLVFSQFVKHLDIVRAALDERQIEYAYLDGNTRDRHKEVARFQETDELRVFLISLKAGGVGLNLTAADYVFILDPWWNPAVEAQAVDRAHRIGQQRTVFTYKFITQNTVEEKILALQNKKIQLVTDLITTDEAIIKSLTKEDIEELLG; via the coding sequence ATGAAGGTCTCTACTTCTCAGCCATTTCAAATTGTTTATTCGCTACTCGAGCACGAGTATCTGGGCTATTTATTTGAGTCCTATGTGGTGCAGCGCAACCAGCGCGGCCAGCTGACCCTGCAGCATCAAACGGTATCGGCCAAAAATGCCCCGGAGTTTGCCGACGGCTTGGACGAAACAGATTTTGAGTTGATTGCCCTGACCGACCAGATCCAGCAGGATGTGGTGATTAAGGAGTTCTGGTCGAAAAAGACTACCCCGGCCGACTTCTTTTTGAAGATTTACGACCCCGAGAAAGGCGATAAAGGCCTGCAGGACGCTATTTGCCAGTACGTGCAGGACCGGATGGGCCAGATCCTGGATCGGCTCCAGGGCAAGTACGTGTTCATTATGGGGAAGGATGGGGAACCTACGTGGCGCGAAATCGGGGTGGCCCCGGAACCCGCGTCCGTGCTGTTTCACTTCCGCCGCAACGAGGAAAGCACCCACTATTTTCCCACCATTCAGTACCAGGGCCAGAAGCTCGACTTTCAGTATAAGAACGCGGTAATTGTATGCGAGCAGCCGGCCTGGCTGCTGCTGGGCGATATGCTCCACAACTTCCGCAACGATGTGGATGGCAAAAAGATCAAGCCCTTTCTCAACAAGAAATTCATTGTGATTCCCCGGCAGGTGGAGGACAGCTACTTCCAGCGGTTTGTGGCCCCGCTGGTCGAGTCGTTTGACGTGCATGCCCGGGGCTTCGACATCCGCTCGGAGCGGTATGTGGCCCGGCCGCAGCTTACCTTTTCGGATGCGCCGCGTGCCAGTCTGGTGGCTGTTGCGCCGACCCGGCCCACCGTGGCACGCCGGAGTACGAGTAGTGCGGCGGTGGCTACTGCCGCGCCGCCCGTATCCGACCATATTCACTTCGACCTGAGCTTTCAGTACGGCGACCATACCGTGCATACTACCCACGACAAGCGGGTGTGCGTGAAGCTGGAAAAGAAGGAGGATAGCTATATTTTCCACCGGCTCATCCGCAACCTCGACCGGGAACAGGAAATTATTGCGGAGCTGCACGACCGGGCTCTGGAAGTGCGCAACGGCCGCGCGGTGCTGGAAAAAGCCACCGCCTTCCGCTGGCTGCACCATCACGCTGATGAGCTGGTGCGCTTGGGCTTTACAGTGCAGCAGGGCACGTCTTCGGGCAAGGATTACTTTATCGGAGCCGTAACGGTGCAGGTGGGCATCACGGAAACCAACGACTGGTTTGACGTGCATGGCACCGTGCGCTTCGGCGAATTCGAAATTCCTTTTATCAAGCTGCGGCCCTATATCCTCAACAAACGCCACGAATTTCGGCTGCCGAACGGGCAGATTGCCATTATTCCGGAGGAGTGGTTTACGCAGTACCTGGAGCTGTTTGCCTTCTCGGAAGAGCAGCATAACGGACTGACCCTGCGCAAACACCACTTGGCTCTGGTGTCAGACCTGCAGAATGGTAACTTGGCCACTGTAGTCATGTCGCGCAAGCTGGAGAAGCTGCGCGAGTTTGAGGCCGTGGAGGATCGGCCCATGCCGGCCTCGTTCCGGGGTGAGCTGCGACCTTATCAGAAAGCCGGTTACAACTGGCTTCACTTCGTGCAGGACTACCACTTCGGAGGGTGTCTGGCCGATGATATGGGGCTTGGCAAGACTATCCAGACACTGGCGCTGCTGCTGCAACGCAAGGAAAGCGGCGCGGCCAAGGGGGCGGCTTCCTTGCTGGTGATGCCTACTTCGCTGGTGTACAACTGGATGACGGAGGCCTTCAAATTCACGCCCGCGCTGCGGCTGCTCATCTATACGGGCACATACCGCGATAAAAACGTGGAGCAGTTCGCCGATTATGACTTGGTACTGACCAGCTACGGCATTGTGCGCCTGGATGTGGAACTGATGAAGTCGTACAAATTCGACTACGTGATTCTGGACGAGTCGCAGGCCATCAAGAACCCGGGCTCCACTACTTCACAGGCGGTGCGGGGGCTGCACTCGCGCCACCGACTGATTCTGACGGGCACGCCGGTAGAAAATAGTACGATGGACCTATGGTCGCAGATGTCGTTTATCAACCCTGGGCTGCTGGGCACGCAGGCTTTCTTCCGCAAGGAATTCCTCAAGCCCATTGAAAAGGGTAAGGATGAAGCGAAAACCAAGCGTTTGCACGCTCTCATCAAGCCCTTTATTCTGCGTCGGCACAAGGCCCAGGTAGCTAAGGAGCTGCCCGCTAAGATTGAAAACTTGAGCTACTGCCCCATGACGGAGGAGCAGCAGCATTGCTACGAGGAAACCAAGAGCTTTTATCGCAACAAAATTCTGCAGAGCATTGAGGAGCACGGCACGGCCAGCACCCAGTTTATGCTGCTGCAGGGCCTCACCAAGCTGCGGCAGATTGCCAACCATCCCCGCATGGCCGATGAAGAATACCAGCACGAGTCGGGTAAGCTGCGGGAGGTAATCCGGATGGTGAAAAGCGTGGTGTCGGAAGGACACAAGGTGCTGGTGTTTAGTCAGTTTGTGAAGCATCTGGATATTGTACGGGCGGCCCTCGATGAGCGGCAGATTGAGTACGCCTACCTCGACGGCAATACCCGGGACCGGCACAAGGAAGTGGCCCGTTTCCAGGAAACCGACGAGCTGCGGGTGTTTCTCATCAGCCTGAAAGCGGGCGGCGTGGGCCTTAACCTCACCGCCGCCGACTACGTGTTTATCCTCGACCCGTGGTGGAACCCGGCCGTGGAGGCCCAGGCCGTAGACCGCGCCCACCGCATCGGGCAGCAGCGCACAGTATTCACCTACAAGTTCATCACCCAGAACACGGTGGAGGAGAAAATCCTGGCCCTGCAGAACAAGAAAATTCAACTCGTCACCGACCTCATCACCACCGACGAGGCCATTATCAAGAGCCTCACCAAGGAGGATATCGAGGAGCTGCTGGGGTAA
- a CDS encoding FtsX-like permease family protein has translation MNVPLLIARRYFLSKKKRNIISIISNISMVGVAVGTMALIIVLSVFNGLEDLVRSLYGKSDPDLVISAVKGKAFELQAPMLVQIRRTPGVGLVTEVIEDNALLQYRDRQMVVKMKGVSSNYYHQSNIDSAIVDGSHQLHRDGLDYALVGAGVQHELSITLDNRFAPMHLLYPRNTGRKTLSMNPETAFNEQNILAGGVFLIEQHIDDSYVFVPLQFAQDLLRYGNRRTALEIKAMPGRDIADVKKALKKQLGPGFKVLDSDEQHVSLLKAIKVEKMFVFITFAFILLIASINIFFSLSMLVIDKRKDMAVLMAMGASTRTIRNIFLLEGAIVAQVGAITGLVLGVGICWLQQTFHIVSMGMATSVVDSYPVKMQLSDVVLTGIAIIFITISVSIRPALNAANLDLRENL, from the coding sequence GTGAACGTACCTTTGCTCATTGCCCGGCGTTATTTTCTCTCGAAGAAGAAGCGCAACATTATCAGCATCATCTCCAACATTTCCATGGTAGGCGTGGCCGTGGGAACGATGGCGCTGATTATTGTGCTGTCGGTGTTCAACGGGCTGGAAGACCTGGTACGCAGCCTCTACGGCAAATCCGACCCCGATCTGGTGATTTCGGCGGTGAAAGGCAAAGCGTTTGAGCTGCAGGCCCCCATGCTGGTCCAGATTCGCCGTACGCCGGGCGTGGGCCTGGTTACGGAAGTAATCGAAGACAATGCCCTGCTGCAGTACCGCGACCGGCAGATGGTAGTGAAGATGAAGGGCGTTTCCAGCAACTACTACCACCAGAGCAACATTGATTCCGCTATTGTGGATGGCAGCCATCAGCTGCACCGCGACGGGCTGGACTATGCGTTGGTAGGAGCCGGCGTACAGCATGAGCTCAGCATTACCCTCGACAACCGGTTTGCGCCCATGCACCTGCTGTATCCGCGCAATACGGGCAGGAAAACCCTCTCAATGAACCCCGAAACGGCGTTCAACGAGCAGAATATTCTGGCCGGCGGGGTCTTTCTGATTGAGCAGCACATTGACGATAGCTACGTTTTTGTGCCCCTGCAGTTTGCTCAGGATTTGCTACGATACGGGAATCGGCGGACGGCCCTGGAGATAAAAGCCATGCCCGGCCGGGATATTGCCGACGTGAAAAAGGCGCTTAAAAAGCAGCTCGGCCCCGGCTTCAAAGTGCTGGATTCTGACGAGCAGCACGTTTCCTTGCTGAAGGCTATCAAGGTGGAGAAGATGTTTGTGTTCATCACGTTTGCCTTTATCCTACTGATTGCCAGTATCAACATCTTCTTCTCCCTCTCGATGCTGGTAATCGATAAGCGCAAGGACATGGCCGTACTGATGGCTATGGGAGCCAGTACGCGTACGATCCGCAACATATTTCTGCTTGAAGGTGCCATTGTGGCCCAGGTAGGCGCAATTACCGGGCTGGTGCTGGGCGTGGGTATCTGCTGGCTGCAGCAAACCTTTCACATTGTGAGCATGGGTATGGCTACCAGCGTAGTAGACTCCTACCCCGTAAAAATGCAGCTTTCCGATGTGGTGCTGACCGGTATTGCCATCATCTTCATTACCATATCGGTGTCTATCCGGCCGGCTCTGAATGCAGCGAACCTCGACCTTCGCGAAAATCTGTAA
- a CDS encoding RagB/SusD family nutrient uptake outer membrane protein, whose protein sequence is MTISKLTCSAFLLSLGLLVGCTEKFLEEAPSDQVTDINFYQNQTDAIQAVTAAYSELTKEGQYNLSMWAFDIMADISVTGGDDGNDGIEYKQLEAFSIPSTNIVTNRLWGGCFIGVQRANIVLQKVPGIQGMDPDIQKRCLGEAQFLRAKYYFDLVRAYGDVPLFTSPPASPEAVNIPRTPAAQVYAQIEQDLKDAIGNLPGSYSGADLGRATKWAATGLLAKVYITQGKKTEAAQRAREVITGSGKSLWANYGDNFKVANENGKESLFEIQYVNGRNEYDRNNVGSSMNEFFGPRGANQTPGSGYGFNIPEPDFVDGYEAGDTRKSASIWVPGDTYPDGGKQSAKATGSPFGYNTKKWFVGKVNTNIWDSPLNVPVLRLAEMYLILAEAVGPTTEGLEAINKVRRRAFGLDINTASPARDLTAGTADFTAAVLKERKYELAFEFDRWFDLKRYDGTPYGLIPVMTAQAAYLRSLNIGAVRGIPTKTHLVLPIPQSELDANPGLVQNPGY, encoded by the coding sequence ATGACTATTTCAAAACTCACCTGCAGTGCTTTTCTGCTGTCACTGGGCTTGCTGGTTGGCTGCACCGAGAAGTTCCTGGAAGAAGCTCCTTCCGATCAGGTAACGGATATCAACTTTTACCAGAACCAGACCGATGCCATTCAGGCTGTAACGGCGGCGTATAGCGAACTGACCAAAGAAGGTCAGTACAACCTTTCCATGTGGGCCTTCGATATCATGGCCGACATCTCGGTAACGGGCGGCGACGACGGCAACGACGGTATTGAGTACAAGCAGCTGGAGGCCTTCAGCATTCCATCTACCAACATCGTCACGAACCGTCTATGGGGTGGCTGTTTCATCGGGGTGCAACGGGCCAACATCGTGCTCCAGAAGGTGCCTGGTATTCAGGGCATGGACCCCGATATTCAGAAGCGTTGCCTGGGCGAAGCGCAGTTTCTGCGGGCCAAATACTACTTTGATCTGGTGCGCGCTTACGGCGACGTGCCTCTGTTCACCAGCCCGCCGGCCAGCCCTGAGGCGGTAAATATTCCGCGCACTCCCGCCGCTCAGGTGTACGCCCAGATTGAGCAGGACCTGAAAGACGCCATCGGCAACCTGCCGGGCTCCTACAGCGGCGCCGATTTGGGCCGGGCTACCAAGTGGGCAGCTACGGGCCTGTTGGCAAAAGTCTACATCACCCAAGGCAAGAAAACCGAAGCCGCGCAGCGTGCCCGGGAAGTTATTACCGGCTCGGGCAAGTCGCTGTGGGCCAACTACGGCGACAACTTCAAAGTGGCCAACGAGAACGGCAAAGAGTCGCTGTTCGAAATTCAGTACGTGAACGGTCGGAATGAATATGACCGTAACAACGTGGGCTCATCGATGAACGAGTTCTTCGGCCCTCGGGGTGCCAACCAGACGCCCGGCAGCGGCTACGGCTTCAACATTCCCGAGCCCGACTTCGTGGATGGCTACGAGGCCGGCGACACGCGCAAATCAGCTAGCATCTGGGTGCCCGGCGACACGTACCCCGACGGCGGTAAGCAGTCGGCCAAAGCCACTGGTTCACCATTCGGCTATAACACCAAGAAGTGGTTTGTAGGCAAGGTGAACACCAACATCTGGGACTCGCCCCTGAATGTGCCGGTATTGCGCCTAGCTGAGATGTACCTGATTCTGGCGGAGGCCGTTGGCCCGACTACCGAAGGACTGGAAGCCATTAACAAAGTTCGCCGCCGGGCCTTCGGGCTGGACATCAACACCGCTTCTCCTGCCCGTGACCTTACGGCCGGTACCGCCGACTTCACGGCCGCAGTCCTGAAGGAACGCAAGTACGAGCTGGCCTTCGAGTTTGACCGGTGGTTTGACCTGAAGCGTTACGATGGTACGCCGTACGGCCTTATTCCGGTAATGACGGCGCAGGCCGCGTATCTACGCTCCCTCAACATCGGGGCGGTGCGCGGTATTCCTACCAAAACCCACTTGGTACTTCCCATTCCGCAGTCGGAGCTGGATGCCAACCCCGGGCTGGTGCAGAACCCTGGCTACTAG
- a CDS encoding PKD domain-containing protein, with protein sequence MKHTWNKAALVLLAGSLLFTACDKDEDGKLEGPKPTVSFTSSTPKVVGLTSEVTFTSTSTDAFLYQWDFGDGTIGSGQTVTHTYAKGGTMKVKLTAAGRGGATTSETREVVIASPLSIVNQLLTGGSSRTWKLDNSVAATIVVGPNDADPTGYYAGGAAGSLPACQADDEFTFSTSNVYTYDAKAQTFVAGAAGGCQAPRSRTTPFTFGDATGTGLAQLTLGTAGSFIGITDAPDLVYRILSIDNQKMVLRAGAPSAGVVFTIKLAVK encoded by the coding sequence ATGAAACATACATGGAACAAGGCAGCCCTGGTCCTTCTGGCCGGCTCACTGCTCTTCACCGCTTGTGATAAGGACGAAGACGGCAAGCTGGAAGGCCCCAAGCCGACCGTTAGCTTTACCTCCAGTACGCCCAAAGTAGTGGGCCTCACCTCCGAAGTCACCTTCACCAGCACCAGCACCGATGCCTTTCTGTATCAGTGGGATTTCGGGGATGGCACCATCGGCTCGGGCCAGACGGTTACCCACACCTACGCCAAGGGCGGCACCATGAAGGTGAAGCTCACGGCAGCGGGCCGGGGCGGGGCTACCACTTCCGAGACGCGGGAGGTAGTCATTGCCTCTCCGCTCAGCATCGTCAATCAACTGCTCACTGGGGGCTCATCTCGCACCTGGAAGTTGGATAACTCAGTGGCCGCTACCATTGTAGTAGGGCCTAACGATGCGGACCCCACGGGCTATTACGCCGGCGGTGCGGCCGGTAGTCTGCCTGCCTGCCAGGCCGATGATGAGTTTACCTTCAGCACCAGCAACGTGTATACTTACGACGCCAAAGCCCAAACCTTCGTGGCCGGGGCAGCTGGCGGCTGCCAGGCTCCCCGCTCCCGCACTACGCCCTTCACGTTTGGTGATGCCACCGGCACTGGTTTAGCGCAGCTCACGCTGGGCACTGCAGGCTCATTCATTGGTATCACCGATGCCCCGGACCTAGTGTACCGCATTCTTTCCATCGACAACCAGAAAATGGTACTGCGGGCCGGTGCGCCTAGTGCCGGCGTAGTTTTCACCATCAAGCTGGCGGTGAAATAG
- a CDS encoding class I SAM-dependent rRNA methyltransferase, whose product MTSAIVTLKPGKDQSLRRRHPWVFSGAIARLQGEVVEGEVVTVQASNGEVLGVGHYAPGSIAVRMLDFGAGAQLPDAAFWEARLRNAYQLRQGLGLTGTGNTNVYRLTHAEGDGVPGLIIDVYGDTAVVQAHSAGMYKARPLIAEALQAVIPGLRAIYDKSAETVPAKAAPGAQNGYLFGGGSGQEHVVHENGHPFAVDWETGQKTGFFIDQRDNRSLLARYAPGRRVLNTFCYTGGFSSYALQAGAELVHSVDSSKRAIELTERNAALTGLESKHAAYAEDVFSFMKNSQEQYDLIVLDPPAFAKHLSARHNALMGYKRLNAAGIRQIAPGGLLFTFSCSQVVSAELFEGAVLAAAIEAGRPARILHRLTQPADHPVSLFHPEGEYLKGLVLAVE is encoded by the coding sequence ATGACCTCTGCCATTGTCACCCTCAAACCCGGAAAAGACCAGTCCCTGCGCCGTCGGCACCCGTGGGTATTTTCAGGGGCCATTGCCCGTCTGCAGGGTGAGGTAGTGGAGGGAGAAGTCGTGACGGTACAGGCCTCTAACGGTGAGGTATTGGGCGTGGGTCATTATGCCCCCGGCTCCATTGCCGTCCGGATGCTTGATTTTGGTGCCGGTGCCCAGCTGCCCGACGCGGCCTTCTGGGAAGCCCGCCTGCGCAATGCCTACCAGCTGCGCCAGGGCCTGGGCCTGACGGGCACCGGCAACACCAATGTGTACCGTCTCACCCACGCCGAGGGCGACGGTGTGCCCGGGCTCATTATTGATGTCTACGGTGACACGGCCGTGGTGCAGGCGCATAGCGCGGGCATGTACAAAGCCCGGCCGCTGATTGCCGAGGCTCTGCAGGCCGTAATTCCCGGCCTGCGCGCAATCTATGATAAGAGTGCTGAGACGGTACCGGCCAAGGCTGCCCCGGGGGCTCAGAACGGCTACCTGTTCGGGGGCGGCAGCGGGCAGGAGCATGTGGTGCACGAGAACGGCCACCCGTTTGCTGTGGATTGGGAAACGGGCCAGAAAACCGGCTTCTTCATCGACCAGCGCGACAACCGCAGCCTGCTGGCCCGCTATGCGCCCGGCCGCCGGGTGCTCAACACGTTCTGCTACACCGGCGGCTTCAGCTCCTACGCCCTGCAGGCCGGAGCCGAGCTGGTGCATTCCGTGGATAGCTCGAAGCGCGCCATTGAACTCACGGAACGCAACGCGGCCCTCACCGGCCTCGAAAGCAAGCACGCCGCCTACGCCGAGGACGTGTTCAGCTTCATGAAGAACAGCCAGGAACAGTACGACCTGATCGTGCTCGACCCGCCGGCATTTGCCAAGCACCTCTCGGCCCGCCACAACGCCCTGATGGGCTACAAGCGCCTGAACGCGGCCGGCATTCGGCAGATTGCCCCCGGCGGCCTGCTGTTCACCTTCAGCTGTTCGCAGGTAGTGTCGGCCGAGCTGTTTGAAGGCGCGGTACTGGCGGCGGCTATTGAAGCCGGCCGCCCGGCCCGCATCCTGCACCGCCTCACCCAACCCGCCGACCACCCCGTGAGCCTCTTCCATCCCGAAGGCGAATACCTGAAAGGCCTAGTGTTGGCCGTGGAGTAA
- a CDS encoding DUF6952 family protein, whose product MKMPVIRRLVETQSLDSLVAAEQAILEEQTPAFEVEGEDEGEQLTHVFAAIFILNHMQDHGSDFKTALREYTAKVRVSIS is encoded by the coding sequence ATGAAAATGCCCGTAATCAGGCGGTTGGTGGAAACCCAGTCGCTCGACAGCTTGGTGGCCGCCGAGCAGGCCATCTTGGAAGAGCAGACTCCCGCGTTTGAAGTAGAGGGTGAGGACGAAGGCGAGCAGTTGACGCATGTGTTTGCGGCTATCTTCATCCTTAACCACATGCAGGACCACGGCTCCGACTTCAAAACCGCCCTCCGCGAGTACACCGCCAAAGTTCGTGTAAGTATTAGCTAG
- a CDS encoding glycoside hydrolase family 16 protein, producing the protein MKNHFRFRFGLLAASLALGLSACTETKTKNIPAPTPVVPVANEAAKEYGEYTDLKWSDEFDGATLDQSKWTNELGGGGWGNQELQTYTSSPDNSFVRDGKLTIQALQTGNSYTSARLITKGKQSFQYGRLDIRAKIPKGKGVWPAIWMLGADIDQNNWPKCGEIDIMELRGSRPTELLSTMHFANSSGTHEYRGTTEKLTTDLSADFHTYSVVRSKNMSRFYLDGAATPYYTYTSTEGAPFPFNNSFFMILNVAVGGLFDGNPDGSATFPQQMQVDYVRYYQYK; encoded by the coding sequence ATGAAAAATCACTTCCGGTTTCGTTTCGGCCTGCTGGCAGCTAGCCTTGCGCTGGGCCTGTCGGCCTGCACTGAAACCAAAACCAAGAATATTCCTGCCCCTACCCCGGTAGTGCCGGTTGCCAACGAAGCCGCCAAGGAATACGGAGAGTACACCGACCTGAAATGGAGCGACGAATTTGATGGCGCGACTCTGGACCAAAGCAAATGGACCAATGAGCTAGGCGGCGGTGGCTGGGGCAACCAAGAGCTGCAAACCTACACCAGCTCCCCCGACAATTCCTTCGTGCGCGACGGTAAGCTCACCATTCAGGCCCTGCAAACGGGTAACAGCTATACCTCGGCCCGCCTGATTACCAAGGGCAAGCAAAGCTTCCAGTACGGCCGCCTCGATATTCGGGCGAAGATTCCGAAGGGCAAGGGCGTATGGCCCGCCATCTGGATGCTGGGCGCTGACATTGACCAGAACAACTGGCCCAAGTGCGGCGAAATTGATATTATGGAGCTGCGGGGCAGCCGCCCTACGGAGCTACTCTCCACCATGCATTTCGCCAATAGCAGCGGCACCCACGAGTACCGGGGCACTACCGAAAAGCTGACAACCGACTTGTCGGCCGATTTCCATACCTACAGTGTGGTGCGTAGCAAAAACATGAGCCGCTTCTACCTAGATGGCGCGGCTACCCCCTACTACACCTACACCAGCACCGAAGGTGCACCCTTCCCGTTTAACAACTCTTTTTTCATGATTCTGAACGTGGCCGTGGGTGGGCTGTTCGATGGCAACCCCGACGGCTCAGCCACCTTCCCGCAACAGATGCAGGTAGACTACGTCCGATATTATCAGTATAAATAA
- a CDS encoding SRPBCC family protein gives MHLYLRTHVAAAPAQVWQGFTRELFLALAPPFPPFRLRRFDGCHRGDEVHIELGAGPLRYLWTSLITDHGTTPDGTYYFVDEGRQLPPPLRQWRHRHLMQPAPGGGTYIVEDLEYTAGSGLLDRLLWPAMWAQFAWRRPIYRRWFGQPGQRLLSETAPAGSAGGPATV, from the coding sequence ATGCACCTCTACCTCCGTACCCACGTTGCCGCCGCGCCCGCCCAGGTGTGGCAGGGCTTTACCCGGGAGTTGTTTCTGGCTCTGGCTCCGCCGTTTCCGCCGTTCCGGCTGCGCCGCTTCGATGGCTGCCACCGCGGCGACGAGGTGCACATTGAGCTGGGGGCCGGGCCGCTGCGCTACCTCTGGACCTCGCTCATCACCGACCACGGCACCACCCCCGACGGCACGTACTACTTCGTGGATGAGGGCCGGCAGTTGCCGCCGCCGCTGCGCCAATGGCGGCACCGCCACCTGATGCAGCCCGCGCCCGGCGGCGGCACGTACATTGTGGAGGACTTGGAATACACGGCCGGCTCGGGGCTGCTGGATAGATTGCTGTGGCCGGCAATGTGGGCGCAATTCGCGTGGCGCCGGCCCATTTATCGTCGGTGGTTCGGACAGCCGGGCCAGCGGTTGCTTTCCGAAACTGCTCCGGCAGGCAGCGCGGGTGGTCCGGCCACCGTATAG
- a CDS encoding class I SAM-dependent methyltransferase, with translation MYYDPIKKSLGEVFNRTPLLRRLFYHLLDLLLLRTWHVHRELRQWYRGRTNEPLNILDAGSGYGQYTYWLSGLSRKWQILAVDVKDEQVADSNRFFREIGRVNAQFAVQDLVLYQQPNAFDLALSVDVMEHILEDVEVFRNIHASLKDGGMLLISTPSDQGGSDVHSDGETSFIEEHVRDGYNIHEIQQKLRTAGFERIEARYSYGEPGQVSWRLSMKYPILMLGKSKLFFLLLPFYYLLTFPFCLILNWFDANTEHQSGTGLIVKAWK, from the coding sequence TTGTACTACGACCCGATTAAGAAGTCGCTCGGCGAAGTATTCAACCGCACGCCGCTGCTGCGTCGCCTCTTCTACCACCTGCTTGATTTGCTGCTTCTGCGTACCTGGCACGTCCATCGGGAGCTGCGCCAGTGGTATAGGGGCCGCACCAATGAGCCGCTGAACATCCTCGACGCTGGTTCCGGCTACGGTCAGTACACCTACTGGCTGTCGGGCCTGAGCCGCAAGTGGCAGATTCTGGCCGTGGATGTGAAGGACGAGCAGGTGGCCGATTCCAACCGGTTCTTCCGCGAAATCGGACGCGTCAACGCCCAGTTTGCCGTGCAGGATCTGGTACTGTATCAGCAGCCCAACGCCTTTGATCTGGCCTTGTCTGTGGACGTGATGGAGCACATTCTGGAAGATGTGGAAGTGTTTCGCAACATCCACGCCTCTCTCAAGGACGGCGGCATGCTGCTCATTTCCACTCCCTCCGACCAGGGCGGCTCCGATGTGCATTCCGACGGCGAAACCAGCTTTATTGAGGAGCATGTGCGCGACGGCTACAACATTCATGAAATTCAGCAGAAGCTGCGTACGGCCGGTTTCGAGCGGATTGAGGCCCGCTACAGCTACGGCGAGCCGGGGCAGGTTTCGTGGCGGCTGAGCATGAAATACCCGATTCTGATGCTGGGCAAATCGAAGCTGTTTTTCCTGCTGCTGCCATTCTATTATCTGCTTACGTTTCCGTTCTGCCTCATTCTGAACTGGTTTGATGCCAATACGGAGCACCAGTCGGGTACGGGCCTCATTGTGAAAGCCTGGAAATAG
- a CDS encoding ribosome-binding factor A: MESKRQQKVASLLQQELAAVFQRDLPHLFPGLPPGISLVRVSPDLGVARVYLSLLTLGKTDNTATEALVQDSAKIIRQALARRVGKQLRIVPDLVFFLDDSASYAAHMDQVFGDLHIPPAPSEGVPDASDEAGNIPKRPKLFADEDE; the protein is encoded by the coding sequence ATGGAAAGTAAACGACAGCAAAAAGTAGCCAGCCTGCTCCAGCAGGAATTGGCCGCCGTATTTCAGCGCGACCTGCCGCACCTGTTCCCGGGGCTGCCACCCGGCATCAGCCTCGTGCGCGTGTCGCCCGATCTGGGCGTGGCCCGCGTGTACCTGAGCCTGCTCACGCTAGGCAAAACCGACAATACCGCTACCGAAGCCCTGGTGCAGGACAGTGCCAAAATCATCCGGCAGGCCCTGGCCCGGCGCGTCGGCAAGCAGCTGCGCATCGTGCCTGACCTGGTATTCTTCCTTGATGACTCGGCCTCCTACGCTGCCCACATGGACCAGGTATTCGGCGACCTGCACATTCCGCCCGCCCCATCCGAAGGTGTTCCGGATGCTTCGGACGAAGCCGGCAATATCCCCAAACGCCCCAAACTCTTCGCCGACGAAGACGAATAA